A portion of the Halobacillus ihumii genome contains these proteins:
- a CDS encoding heterodisulfide reductase-related iron-sulfur binding cluster, with translation MNPLLLANWILFLGVTIYGLYLFVRVVRTRIAYIQMGKKVEFDGQIKRRLQKIWIYVFGQKKLLKDKKSGAIHVMMFYGFILVQFGAIDFIWKGLAPDSHLPLGPLYPGFTFFQELVTLTILVAVIWAFYRRYIEKLVRLKRGFKAGLVLLFIGLLMVSVLIGNGMALIWHGHEGAWTEPVATIVANAFAWMPPAAAASVFFVMWWIHLLVLLTFLVYVPQSKHAHLLAAPVNVFLSREGPPAKLSKIDFEIDEDTDEEDVSFGVGKVEDFNQLQMIDFYACVECGRCTNVCPAAGSGKMLSPMDLLVKIRDHLTETGAAVTGKAPWVPSYAFASTEGNTLAKMAGSQGGDEAAATTEAASSKSLIGDVITEEELWACTTCRNCEDACPVMNEHVDKIIDLRRYLVLTEGKMDQDGQRAMMNIERQGNPWGLSKKERANWREADEEVTIPTVKELKKSGEEFDYLFWVSSMGSYDNRSQKIAMAFAKLMNQAGIKFAILGNKEQNSGDTARRMGNEFLFQELAEKNIKEFEKHDVKKIITIDPHAYNIFKNEYPDFGFEAEVYHHTEMLSEWLKEGKLKPEAEVNETITYHDSCYLGRYNEVYQPPREVLEMIPGVKVVEMNRNRSNGMCCGAGGGMMWMEEKSGNRMNVARTEQALAVEPTMISSGCPFCLTMLSDGTKAKEVEEQVSTMDIAEILAKSIFPEKVEKSA, from the coding sequence ATGAATCCTTTGTTACTCGCAAATTGGATTTTATTCCTGGGGGTTACGATATACGGATTATATCTATTTGTTCGTGTGGTTCGTACACGGATTGCCTATATCCAGATGGGGAAGAAAGTCGAATTTGATGGGCAGATTAAACGACGCCTTCAAAAAATATGGATTTACGTGTTTGGACAGAAGAAGCTGTTAAAGGATAAGAAATCGGGAGCCATTCATGTCATGATGTTTTATGGCTTTATCCTCGTCCAATTTGGGGCGATCGATTTCATTTGGAAGGGACTGGCTCCAGATTCCCACTTACCGCTGGGTCCGCTTTATCCAGGCTTTACCTTTTTTCAGGAACTGGTGACCTTAACGATTCTTGTTGCGGTGATATGGGCGTTTTACCGTCGTTATATTGAGAAGCTTGTTCGTTTGAAACGCGGTTTCAAAGCAGGACTTGTTCTTTTATTTATCGGACTTCTAATGGTTTCAGTACTTATCGGAAATGGTATGGCGTTAATTTGGCACGGGCATGAAGGCGCATGGACGGAACCTGTTGCGACCATTGTTGCAAACGCTTTCGCATGGATGCCGCCAGCAGCCGCCGCCAGCGTGTTTTTCGTCATGTGGTGGATTCACTTATTAGTTCTCCTTACATTCCTTGTTTATGTGCCTCAATCGAAGCACGCACACTTACTCGCTGCACCGGTCAATGTATTCTTAAGCCGTGAGGGTCCTCCTGCAAAGCTTTCAAAGATTGATTTTGAAATCGATGAGGACACGGATGAAGAAGATGTTTCCTTTGGGGTTGGAAAAGTAGAAGATTTCAACCAGCTGCAAATGATCGACTTCTATGCGTGTGTCGAATGCGGACGTTGTACTAATGTTTGTCCAGCGGCGGGGTCTGGAAAAATGCTTTCGCCAATGGATTTACTTGTGAAAATTCGTGACCACTTAACAGAAACAGGGGCAGCCGTTACAGGCAAGGCTCCATGGGTACCTTCTTACGCTTTTGCCTCAACTGAAGGCAATACATTGGCCAAAATGGCCGGCTCACAAGGCGGAGATGAAGCGGCTGCAACTACAGAAGCGGCATCAAGCAAGAGTTTAATCGGTGATGTGATTACCGAAGAAGAACTGTGGGCTTGTACAACATGCCGTAACTGTGAAGACGCTTGTCCGGTGATGAATGAACATGTTGATAAAATCATCGATCTGCGCCGCTATCTTGTTTTAACCGAAGGAAAAATGGATCAGGATGGCCAGCGTGCAATGATGAACATTGAACGCCAGGGGAATCCTTGGGGACTTTCTAAGAAAGAACGTGCCAACTGGCGTGAAGCGGATGAGGAAGTAACGATCCCAACCGTTAAAGAACTGAAGAAGTCAGGCGAAGAGTTTGACTATTTGTTCTGGGTAAGTTCTATGGGCTCATATGACAACCGCAGCCAGAAGATCGCCATGGCTTTTGCAAAGCTGATGAATCAAGCAGGCATCAAGTTCGCTATTCTCGGCAATAAAGAGCAGAACTCAGGCGATACAGCACGCCGCATGGGGAATGAATTTTTATTCCAGGAACTGGCTGAGAAGAATATTAAAGAGTTTGAAAAGCATGATGTGAAGAAGATTATTACCATTGATCCGCATGCTTACAATATTTTTAAAAACGAATATCCAGATTTCGGCTTTGAAGCTGAGGTGTACCACCATACAGAAATGCTTTCAGAGTGGCTGAAAGAAGGCAAGTTGAAACCTGAAGCAGAGGTCAATGAAACGATTACGTATCACGATAGCTGCTATCTTGGCCGTTACAACGAAGTGTACCAGCCGCCGCGCGAAGTTCTTGAAATGATTCCAGGCGTGAAAGTGGTGGAGATGAACCGAAACCGCTCAAACGGGATGTGCTGTGGAGCTGGCGGCGGGATGATGTGGATGGAAGAGAAATCCGGAAACCGCATGAACGTAGCTCGGACAGAACAGGCATTGGCTGTAGAGCCGACGATGATATCAAGTGGCTGTCCATTCTGCTTGACGATGCTTTCTGATGGGACGAAAGCGAAGGAAGTCGAGGAGCAAGTCAGCACAATGGATATTGCAGAAATTTTAGCGAAATCTATTTTTCCAGAGAAGGTAGAGAAGTCAGCGTAA
- the cls gene encoding cardiolipin synthase produces MLFIITLLLIIIVIYLLIVLDFKLGRRNHQNHAQILPFKETTADYHLYKNGSPLFEDLFQEIAEAQQHVDIYFYLISSDQPGRDFLEILKNKAREGVPVRLMTDRLGGYQLSKSIRSDLAEAGVQFHFSAIPGFPYFFYKLNRRNHRKITVIDGKIAYVGGFNVGDNYLGKNPKFGDWRDYHLRLTGPVVGELHQIFLDDWYRATGEKHSPAVSNEEAKHSVKIVATDGMKLEDEFLHMIQRADKEILIGTPYFIPSEKLMKSLGQALQRGVSLQIMVPLKSDHPFVKEAAIPYLEQLFHAGAKICLYDDGFYHSKVMIVDQSIADIGTANFDRRSFFLNKEVNTFVYDKVFISDLRKAYMKDAQNAIAFNEEWLSQRSFATKINIQIAKVLRPIL; encoded by the coding sequence ATGTTATTCATAATAACCCTTTTACTTATTATCATCGTGATCTATCTGCTAATCGTGTTAGATTTTAAATTAGGCCGGAGAAACCATCAGAACCATGCCCAGATTCTCCCCTTTAAAGAAACAACAGCAGATTATCACCTATATAAAAACGGCTCCCCATTATTTGAGGATCTTTTTCAAGAAATCGCGGAAGCACAACAGCATGTCGACATTTATTTTTATTTAATTAGCAGCGATCAGCCAGGTCGCGATTTTCTTGAAATATTGAAAAATAAAGCCCGTGAAGGAGTGCCAGTTCGCCTGATGACAGATCGTCTGGGAGGCTATCAGCTGTCCAAGTCGATTCGCAGCGATTTAGCAGAAGCTGGTGTGCAATTTCACTTTTCAGCAATCCCGGGATTTCCTTATTTCTTTTATAAATTAAACCGTCGTAACCATCGGAAGATTACAGTCATTGATGGAAAAATTGCTTATGTAGGCGGTTTTAACGTCGGCGACAATTATCTTGGGAAAAACCCTAAATTTGGAGATTGGCGTGATTATCATTTACGCCTAACTGGACCGGTCGTCGGTGAACTTCATCAGATTTTTCTAGATGATTGGTATCGAGCAACTGGTGAGAAACATTCGCCTGCCGTCTCCAATGAAGAAGCGAAACACTCCGTCAAAATCGTTGCCACGGATGGAATGAAGCTTGAGGATGAATTTTTGCATATGATTCAGCGTGCAGACAAGGAAATCTTAATCGGGACACCGTATTTTATTCCGAGTGAGAAGTTGATGAAGTCTTTGGGACAAGCCTTACAACGCGGAGTATCCCTGCAAATCATGGTGCCGCTTAAATCAGATCACCCTTTCGTGAAGGAAGCGGCCATTCCATATTTAGAACAACTTTTCCATGCAGGAGCGAAAATCTGCCTGTATGACGACGGTTTCTATCATTCCAAGGTAATGATTGTCGACCAAAGTATAGCCGACATCGGTACCGCCAACTTTGACAGACGCAGCTTCTTTTTAAATAAAGAAGTCAATACGTTCGTCTATGACAAAGTATTTATTAGTGATTTGCGAAAAGCGTATATGAAGGACGCGCAAAATGCGATTGCTTTTAACGAAGAGTGGTTGTCCCAGCGTTCATTTGCTACTAAAATAAACATCCAAATCGCCAAAGTGCTGCGCCCGATTTTATAG
- a CDS encoding XapX domain-containing protein — MKEVLFALLTGFIVGIIFAAFKLPIPAPPAAAGVVGIIGIYLGFKVFSWVGPMVSTLFK; from the coding sequence ATGAAGGAAGTTTTATTCGCTTTATTAACTGGATTTATTGTAGGAATTATATTTGCAGCCTTTAAATTGCCGATCCCCGCTCCCCCTGCAGCGGCAGGAGTCGTTGGGATCATTGGCATTTATCTAGGCTTTAAGGTATTTTCGTGGGTCGGACCAATGGTGAGTACTTTATTTAAATAA
- the argS gene encoding arginine--tRNA ligase, protein MNIVEQTEQKLKDEIVRAVKQAGLATDEQMPIVVLEQPKDKSHGDYATNMAMQLARIAKKNPRQIATELVEQFDRSKASIEKIDIAGPGFINFHMNNQYLADLVPAILTAGENYGRTEIGQGRRVQIEFVSANPTGTLHLGHARGAAVGDSLSNVLDAAGYDVSREYYINDAGNQIANLARSVEARYMQALDKDWEMPEDGYHGKDIIELGEQLVEEDGTRWVDVSEEERLTFFRKYGLTYELNKIRTDLEEFRVPFDEWFSETSLYEGDQIEQALNVLQEKNYVYEQDDATWFRTTAFDDDKDRVLIKNDGTYTYLTPDIAYHKNKLDRGFDTLINIWGADHHGYIPRMKAAIQALGYDKDTLEVEIIQMVNLFQDGEKVKMSKRTGKAVTLRELMEEVGIDAMRYFFSMRSSDSHLDFDMDLARSESNENPVYYVQYAHARICTMLRQAEEKGLTGGEFNGKFLTSEKEEDLLKRLGEFTQVVADAAEKRTPHRVTQYAFDLASNLHSFYNAEKVLDEAHQERTTARIALMKAVRTTLQNALRLIGVSAPEQM, encoded by the coding sequence ATGAACATTGTCGAACAGACGGAACAGAAGCTGAAGGATGAAATTGTTCGAGCCGTAAAGCAGGCAGGCCTGGCAACAGATGAGCAAATGCCGATAGTGGTGCTGGAGCAGCCGAAAGATAAGTCGCACGGAGATTATGCAACAAATATGGCGATGCAGCTGGCGCGTATCGCGAAGAAGAATCCTCGTCAAATCGCCACAGAGCTGGTGGAGCAATTTGATCGTTCCAAAGCATCTATTGAAAAAATTGATATTGCCGGACCGGGATTTATTAACTTTCACATGAACAATCAGTACCTGGCTGATCTTGTCCCAGCGATCCTGACTGCAGGGGAAAATTACGGACGCACAGAGATTGGACAAGGTCGCCGCGTTCAAATCGAGTTCGTTTCAGCGAACCCAACTGGGACTTTGCATTTAGGACATGCCCGCGGGGCTGCAGTCGGCGACTCGTTAAGCAATGTGCTTGATGCTGCAGGATATGATGTGTCTCGTGAATATTATATTAATGATGCCGGAAACCAAATTGCTAACTTGGCTCGGTCTGTTGAGGCCCGCTACATGCAGGCGCTCGACAAAGATTGGGAGATGCCTGAAGATGGCTACCATGGCAAGGACATCATTGAGCTTGGCGAACAGTTGGTTGAAGAAGATGGCACGAGATGGGTGGATGTTTCTGAAGAAGAGCGTCTGACCTTTTTCCGTAAATATGGGCTGACTTACGAATTGAATAAAATTAGAACAGACCTAGAAGAGTTCCGTGTTCCCTTTGACGAGTGGTTTTCAGAAACGTCTCTTTATGAAGGCGACCAAATCGAACAAGCGTTAAATGTCTTGCAAGAGAAGAATTATGTGTACGAGCAAGACGATGCGACTTGGTTTCGGACGACTGCTTTTGACGATGATAAAGACCGTGTACTCATTAAGAATGATGGTACGTATACCTATTTAACACCAGATATCGCCTATCATAAAAATAAACTCGACCGCGGCTTTGATACACTTATTAACATTTGGGGTGCTGATCACCATGGTTATATTCCACGAATGAAAGCGGCGATTCAGGCGCTTGGCTATGATAAAGATACGCTGGAAGTGGAAATCATCCAAATGGTCAACTTGTTTCAGGACGGGGAAAAGGTGAAAATGAGCAAGCGTACAGGAAAGGCGGTTACGCTTCGTGAGCTGATGGAGGAAGTTGGAATTGACGCGATGCGTTATTTCTTCTCAATGCGTTCCAGTGACTCTCATCTTGATTTCGATATGGACCTCGCTCGTTCCGAATCCAATGAGAACCCAGTTTATTATGTACAGTATGCGCATGCTCGCATTTGTACGATGCTTCGCCAGGCCGAGGAAAAAGGTCTTACAGGCGGAGAATTCAATGGCAAATTCTTAACTTCGGAAAAAGAAGAAGATTTGTTGAAGCGTCTTGGCGAATTCACGCAAGTGGTAGCCGATGCTGCTGAAAAGCGTACACCGCACCGTGTTACGCAATATGCTTTTGACTTAGCATCAAATCTGCACAGCTTCTACAATGCTGAGAAAGTGCTCGATGAAGCTCATCAGGAGCGTACTACGGCGAGAATCGCGCTCATGAAAGCCGTGCGCACAACCTTACAGAATGCGCTGCGCTTAATCGGTGTTTCTGCACCAGAACAAATGTAG
- a CDS encoding DUF1934 domain-containing protein — protein sequence MKDVRIKLITEIRDAGRKEEMTLSEQGQLYTRNETEVLKFTEHPEEGEPVKTMVTIKPDHISIKRTGPVEMRQVFQRKLETENIYHHTYGDFHMRTWTDQIEYRSLSEASQGRLFISYQMTLNHEVEQRHRLTLLFEEERES from the coding sequence ATGAAGGATGTACGTATTAAGCTCATAACGGAAATCAGAGATGCGGGTCGCAAAGAAGAGATGACGTTATCTGAACAGGGGCAATTATATACGCGTAACGAAACGGAAGTCCTCAAGTTTACGGAACACCCTGAAGAGGGGGAGCCCGTGAAAACGATGGTGACAATTAAGCCGGACCATATTAGTATTAAACGAACGGGGCCTGTTGAAATGCGCCAGGTTTTTCAGAGGAAGCTCGAGACAGAGAATATTTATCATCATACATATGGTGATTTTCATATGAGAACATGGACAGACCAAATTGAGTACCGCTCGCTTTCTGAAGCTTCTCAAGGCCGTCTGTTTATTAGTTATCAAATGACGCTGAATCATGAGGTTGAACAGCGCCATCGGTTAACACTACTTTTTGAGGAGGAAAGGGAATCATGA
- the speB gene encoding agmatinase encodes MRFDPAYSGKVFIMSRPTEEEARVVIYGMPMDWTVSFRPGSRFGPNRIREASIGLEEYSPYLDRHLEEVSYYDAGDMLLPFGNAERSIDIIEGYIDELLEKGKFPLGLGGEHLVSWPVFKAFHKTQPNMAIIHIDAHADLREEYEGEVLSHSTPIRKACELIGPENVYSFGIRSGMREEFQYARESGMHMSKFEVLEPLRKVLPELAGRPVYVTIDIDVLDPAFAPGTGTAEAGGISSKELLAAIHAIAGSDVQVVGADLVEVAPAYDQTEQTAIAASKFVREMLLGFVE; translated from the coding sequence ATGCGATTCGACCCGGCCTACTCAGGAAAAGTGTTTATTATGAGCCGCCCGACAGAAGAAGAGGCTAGAGTGGTTATCTACGGCATGCCGATGGACTGGACAGTCAGCTTTCGTCCAGGCTCGCGATTCGGCCCGAACCGGATTCGCGAAGCCTCCATCGGTCTTGAAGAATACAGCCCTTATTTAGATCGCCATCTTGAAGAAGTCAGCTATTACGATGCTGGAGACATGCTGCTTCCGTTCGGTAATGCTGAGCGCAGCATTGATATCATTGAAGGCTATATTGATGAACTTTTGGAAAAAGGGAAGTTTCCGCTCGGACTCGGCGGAGAGCATCTCGTCAGCTGGCCGGTCTTCAAAGCGTTTCATAAAACGCAGCCGAACATGGCGATTATCCATATTGATGCCCATGCCGACCTTAGGGAGGAGTACGAGGGAGAAGTTCTCTCACATTCAACCCCGATCCGAAAAGCGTGCGAATTGATCGGGCCTGAGAACGTCTATTCATTTGGAATACGTTCCGGCATGCGTGAAGAATTCCAATATGCTAGGGAAAGCGGCATGCACATGTCAAAGTTCGAAGTGCTCGAGCCGTTGAGGAAGGTACTGCCTGAGCTTGCCGGCCGTCCGGTTTATGTAACGATCGATATTGACGTTCTCGATCCAGCCTTTGCCCCAGGGACAGGGACTGCTGAAGCTGGCGGAATTTCTTCCAAAGAGCTTCTCGCTGCGATTCACGCGATCGCGGGTTCTGACGTTCAAGTAGTAGGAGCTGATTTAGTCGAAGTAGCTCCTGCTTACGATCAAACCGAGCAAACAGCGATCGCTGCCAGCAAGTTTGTACGCGAAATGCTTTTAGGGTTTGTCGAATAA
- the speE gene encoding polyamine aminopropyltransferase, with product MATWFTEKQTENFGITAKVNRTLHKETTDFQELEMVETEEWGNMLLLDDMVMTTEKDEFVYHEMMAHVPLFTHPSPKKVLVVGGGDGGVIREVLKHDSVEQATLAEIDGKVIEYSKKYLPSIAGTLNDARVDVQVSDGFMHIAKSEREYDVIMVDSTEPVGPAVSLFTKGFYEGIANALKEDGILVAQTDNPWFKADLIRQVYGDVKETFPITRVYTANIPTYPSGLWTFTMGSKIYDPLKVTDERFTAFDTKYYTKELHKACFALPKFVKDMTEGE from the coding sequence ATGGCTACTTGGTTTACTGAAAAACAAACCGAAAACTTTGGCATTACGGCAAAAGTGAATCGGACTTTGCATAAAGAAACAACAGATTTTCAAGAACTGGAAATGGTTGAAACAGAAGAATGGGGGAATATGCTGCTGCTCGATGATATGGTGATGACAACCGAAAAGGACGAATTCGTCTATCACGAAATGATGGCACACGTTCCGCTGTTTACCCATCCAAGTCCGAAAAAAGTGCTCGTTGTAGGCGGCGGCGACGGCGGAGTGATCCGTGAAGTCCTAAAGCATGACAGTGTCGAACAGGCAACCCTTGCTGAAATCGATGGAAAAGTGATCGAGTACTCAAAAAAATACTTACCAAGCATCGCTGGTACACTCAATGATGCCCGTGTAGACGTCCAAGTGTCAGACGGTTTCATGCATATTGCAAAAAGTGAGCGGGAGTATGACGTCATTATGGTTGATTCGACCGAGCCCGTTGGTCCAGCTGTGAGCCTTTTTACAAAGGGATTTTATGAAGGAATAGCGAACGCCTTAAAAGAGGATGGCATTCTCGTAGCGCAAACAGATAATCCTTGGTTTAAAGCAGATTTAATTCGGCAAGTGTACGGTGATGTTAAAGAAACTTTCCCGATTACGCGCGTCTATACAGCGAATATCCCTACTTATCCTAGCGGTCTGTGGACATTTACGATGGGAAGCAAAATTTACGATCCACTGAAAGTTACGGACGAACGTTTCACGGCATTTGATACAAAGTATTACACAAAAGAACTTCATAAGGCCTGCTTTGCGCTGCCTAAATTCGTCAAAGATATGACGGAGGGGGAATAA
- a CDS encoding transglycosylase domain-containing protein codes for MLLFIRFRWKWIRRSMKAAFTCCILGLIALAAVFIYAVSLGPPSLHTEQNTIYYGSDGKVIDEDHGAQERYWISKEEMPESIVQATLAIEDHRFYDHWGFDLRRIASAALTDLKAMKMVEGASTITQQYARNLYLSHEKTWTRKLKEAFYAMRLEIFYEKDEIIEGYLNTIYYGHGAYGIEAASRYYFNKHAEELTLAEASMLAGIPKGPSYYSPLNNSENAEERQSVILSRMEDLGYISAEKEQNAVAVSLDYYDHSGEATKTVAPYFQDKVTEEAARVLDIDVDAVKTGGYHIYTTLNKSHQKELEQSIDETIANGSEIQTASVIMDSQTGAVTALAGGKDYSKSAYNRVTDAQRMVGSTIKPFLYYAALMRDYTPLTMIASKPTSFELKNGNVYSPSNYNNYYANRKITMAQALALSDNIYAVTTNVDIGPENLVETLRTFGISGKLPAVPSLALGSASISLYEMVDGYMRMVSGSAAVRAHTITKITDRHGNVVYKYKLNTDTEKSIDPNTAFTVTHMMTGMFDTALNGYMSVTGASIADQLTRMYGGKSGTTDADSWMIGFSPQYIMGVWTGYDDNRDITKTAEHQYSKQLWASTMETIHQPLPVAAFTPTPGVKGVYINPKTGKLSGPGCPEERLVYMAEENIPTETCEPNQKSDEEQINEELQDDSWLDGIVDWFS; via the coding sequence ATGCTATTATTTATTCGTTTTAGATGGAAATGGATACGGAGGTCAATGAAAGCAGCTTTCACTTGCTGCATCCTTGGCCTCATTGCGCTCGCAGCTGTGTTCATTTATGCAGTCAGCCTCGGCCCTCCTTCCCTTCATACCGAGCAGAATACGATCTACTATGGGTCTGATGGGAAAGTGATTGACGAGGATCACGGGGCGCAGGAACGTTACTGGATCAGTAAAGAGGAAATGCCTGAATCCATTGTTCAGGCCACGCTTGCGATCGAGGATCACCGTTTTTATGACCATTGGGGTTTTGACCTCAGACGTATTGCCTCTGCTGCACTGACTGATTTAAAAGCTATGAAAATGGTAGAAGGAGCCAGTACGATTACCCAGCAGTACGCCCGGAACCTTTATTTGTCTCATGAGAAAACATGGACGCGGAAACTTAAAGAAGCCTTCTATGCGATGCGTCTTGAAATTTTTTACGAAAAGGATGAGATCATTGAGGGGTATTTAAACACGATTTACTATGGGCACGGAGCGTACGGAATTGAAGCGGCCAGCCGCTACTATTTTAATAAGCATGCAGAAGAACTTACCTTAGCTGAGGCTTCAATGCTTGCGGGAATTCCTAAGGGCCCAAGCTACTATTCTCCTTTAAATAATTCTGAGAATGCAGAAGAGCGCCAGAGTGTTATTCTCTCCCGTATGGAAGACCTTGGCTACATCTCCGCTGAGAAAGAGCAAAATGCTGTTGCTGTGTCACTCGATTATTATGATCATTCAGGGGAAGCCACGAAAACTGTGGCTCCATACTTTCAGGACAAAGTGACAGAGGAGGCCGCGAGAGTTCTCGATATAGATGTGGATGCTGTCAAAACGGGCGGATATCACATTTACACGACGTTAAACAAATCACATCAGAAAGAACTCGAACAATCCATCGATGAGACGATTGCGAATGGCTCTGAGATTCAAACAGCAAGTGTTATTATGGACAGCCAAACAGGTGCTGTCACAGCTTTGGCAGGAGGTAAAGATTACTCAAAGAGTGCCTATAATCGAGTAACCGATGCCCAGAGAATGGTCGGTTCCACAATTAAGCCATTTCTCTACTATGCTGCTTTGATGCGTGATTACACTCCGCTGACAATGATTGCAAGTAAGCCAACATCTTTTGAATTGAAGAATGGCAATGTCTACTCACCTAGCAATTACAATAATTACTATGCCAACCGTAAAATCACGATGGCACAAGCTTTAGCGTTATCGGACAACATCTATGCCGTGACAACGAACGTTGATATCGGACCTGAGAACCTTGTGGAGACATTGCGTACGTTTGGCATTTCAGGCAAGTTACCCGCGGTGCCTTCTTTGGCGCTCGGTAGTGCATCGATCTCACTTTACGAAATGGTCGATGGCTACATGCGGATGGTCAGTGGATCTGCAGCTGTTCGAGCTCACACGATAACTAAGATTACCGACCGTCATGGTAACGTCGTGTATAAGTACAAACTGAACACAGACACCGAGAAATCAATTGATCCTAACACCGCCTTTACGGTGACGCATATGATGACAGGGATGTTTGATACAGCTCTCAATGGCTATATGAGTGTGACAGGAGCAAGTATTGCCGATCAACTGACACGTATGTATGGCGGTAAATCAGGAACAACAGATGCAGACAGCTGGATGATTGGATTCAGCCCGCAATATATCATGGGAGTGTGGACAGGATATGATGACAACCGTGATATTACCAAAACAGCTGAACACCAATACTCGAAGCAGTTATGGGCCAGTACAATGGAAACAATTCACCAGCCGCTTCCTGTCGCAGCCTTTACTCCAACCCCAGGCGTGAAAGGAGTATATATTAACCCTAAAACTGGTAAACTCTCCGGTCCAGGCTGTCCGGAAGAAAGACTCGTCTACATGGCTGAAGAAAACATTCCAACCGAAACCTGTGAACCAAACCAAAAAAGCGATGAAGAACAAATTAACGAAGAACTCCAAGACGACTCCTGGCTAGACGGCATCGTCGACTGGTTCTCCTAA
- a CDS encoding YwhD family protein yields the protein MKEFDQFKNKDEGESNDKKKNQFTIIKDDSTDGHGGYGVGSISLENMTPVIVDPNEEEAFVDMGALHARSKVEKRVRFQPERSEVPNGKLYWIAWVTVDHRGGKPCYYGVSGSELVVDREIRRGYKSMPEHVNQMDKSLKGRFVLEHMDEKSKRILGEYLRDFKPELWENSNQELKDQLGFK from the coding sequence ATGAAAGAATTTGATCAATTTAAAAATAAAGATGAAGGCGAAAGTAATGATAAGAAGAAAAATCAATTTACGATAATAAAAGATGACTCCACTGATGGTCACGGAGGATACGGCGTGGGGTCTATCAGCCTGGAGAACATGACGCCTGTAATTGTTGATCCTAATGAAGAAGAGGCGTTTGTGGACATGGGCGCTCTTCACGCCCGAAGCAAGGTCGAAAAGCGCGTTCGCTTTCAACCTGAGCGATCAGAAGTTCCAAATGGCAAACTGTATTGGATTGCATGGGTGACGGTCGACCATCGTGGCGGGAAACCTTGCTATTATGGCGTGTCAGGTAGTGAACTTGTTGTTGATCGTGAAATTCGCCGCGGCTACAAATCAATGCCTGAGCACGTGAATCAAATGGATAAATCACTAAAAGGGCGCTTTGTTTTGGAACATATGGATGAGAAATCGAAGCGTATTTTAGGGGAATATTTGCGTGATTTCAAACCTGAGCTCTGGGAGAATTCAAATCAAGAGTTGAAAGATCAACTTGGGTTCAAATAA
- a CDS encoding 2-hydroxymuconate tautomerase — protein MPIITVQMLEGRTDDQKKALVERVTDAVTDTTGARKEAVTVVIEEMAKQHYGVAGKRLVD, from the coding sequence ATGCCTATTATTACCGTACAAATGCTCGAAGGCCGAACCGATGATCAGAAGAAAGCTTTAGTTGAAAGGGTAACCGATGCCGTGACAGATACAACAGGGGCCCGTAAAGAAGCGGTCACTGTCGTAATTGAAGAAATGGCGAAGCAACATTATGGTGTCGCAGGGAAACGATTGGTTGATTAA
- a CDS encoding GlcG/HbpS family heme-binding protein, with amino-acid sequence MNKLSLETAKKLIDSAEKEASNLDVAMVISILDDGGNLIAVHRMDDAWLASVDIAQNKAWTSVALKMPTSDLADATVPKAELYGLNTTNNGRIVVFGGGIPLVKEGKVVGAVGVSGSKVEHDVQVAEAAVKAFETL; translated from the coding sequence ATGAACAAATTATCCTTAGAAACTGCGAAAAAATTAATTGATAGTGCTGAGAAAGAAGCCAGCAATCTAGATGTGGCTATGGTAATTTCGATCCTTGATGATGGCGGAAACTTAATCGCCGTCCATCGCATGGATGATGCATGGCTTGCCAGTGTTGACATCGCCCAGAATAAAGCTTGGACTTCTGTAGCCCTTAAGATGCCTACCTCTGACTTAGCAGATGCAACAGTGCCAAAGGCCGAGCTTTACGGACTGAATACGACCAATAACGGACGTATTGTTGTGTTTGGCGGCGGCATCCCGCTCGTTAAGGAAGGAAAAGTTGTTGGAGCAGTAGGCGTCAGCGGCAGCAAAGTAGAACATGATGTGCAAGTGGCTGAGGCGGCCGTTAAAGCTTTCGAAACTTTGTAA